One window of Oryza brachyantha chromosome 12, ObraRS2, whole genome shotgun sequence genomic DNA carries:
- the LOC102720934 gene encoding WPP domain-associated protein-like isoform X1, which produces MEAAESLEYELQKEVSNIMIQNYITSLRQEFETKLWENQNRISAMNKNWKEKISSIAALRDELGAIFSVVSASESGVLSSHGSLERIEELNFLKMKDDNESQITEKTTDSGELMLDIPDFSLLKHMPNEEVTSFLKTEWLKLRRQHESELHEKTEELFRLKREFAKDRSLLPFRMERELEVIKSKLLQSISKLDEITSREDNPCCDNYDNDGVCRFKDRIGSLLHKNEHLQGLLADKRMVAKHLSLQVLDAESKIAQHSLSELKLVKQVDKLRHELEDLKIERHLQDLLELSILREVFGNYENQIDESNQEETFLRKLLTEKEEQLSIVYDDRQKLKYENNQLVAIAGSTLMQHHEQVNLVNDELTIFREKVCEQELLILESKSESNSMKSCLYEALQQINVCKHEIHGLTDNLTSMSIALEEAKEQNASLDATIREMKKASVPSINNHKGQADHLEYALVSMEKLSKAYSDFEIRLAQSMKRNENRLTSIICQFNPLVQQVAVLKKKEFWYKQILEIKCSNLQKAEAEVDILGDEVDALLSILGKIYIALDHYSPVLKHYPGVTEIMKLVQKALKGEKI; this is translated from the exons ATGGAGGCGGCGGAATCC TTGGAGTATGAGCTGCAGAAGGAGGTCTCTAACATCATGATCCAGAACTACATTACTAGTTTGCGTCAAGAGTTTGAGACGAAGTTATGGGAGAATCAGAACCGCATTAGTGCCATGAACAAAAACTGGAAGGAGAAGATATCTAGTATTGCTGCACTGCGAGATGAGCTCGGTGCTATTTTCAGTGTTGTATCAGCTTCAGAATCTGGTGTGCTTTCTTCCCATGGTAGCCTCGAAAGAATTGAAGAGTTGAACTTTCTGAAGATGAAGGATGATAATGAGTCGCAAATTACAGAGAAAACTACAGATTCAGGTGAGCTCATGCTTGATATCCCTGACTTCTCACTCTTAAAGCACATGCCAAATGAAGAAGTTACAAGTTTTCTAAAAACAGAATGGTTGAAATTGCGAAGACAGCATGAGTCTGAATTGCATGAGAAAACAGAAGAGTTGTTTAGGCTTAAAAGGGAATTTGCAAAAGATAGATCCTTGTTGCCttttaggatggagagagaactTGAAGTCATTAAATCGAAGTTGCTTCAAAGTATTTCAAAACTGGATGAAATCACCTCAAGAGAAGATAATCCTTGTTGTGATAATTATGATAATGATGGAGTTTGCAGATTTAAGGACAGAATTGGATCTTTACTTCATAAAAACGAACATCTTCAAGGTTTGCTAGCTGACAAAAGAATGGTGGCTAAACATCTGTCTTTACAAGTGTTAGATGCAGAGAGTAAAATTGCACAGCATTCATTGTCCGAGTTAAAACTTGTGAAACAAGTTGATAAGCTTAGACATGAACTTGAAGATTTGAAGATTGAGAGACACCTTCAAGATTTACTGGAGCTGTCAATACTAAGAGAAGTTTTTGGTAATTATGAGAATCAGATTGATGAAAGCAATCAGGAAGAGACCTTCCTCAGAAAGTTGCTTACAGAAAAAGAAGAGCAGTTGAGTATTGTGTATGACGACAGACAGAAGCTCAAGTATGAAAACAATCAACTTGTAGCAATTGCAGGATCAACATTAATGCAGCACCATGAGCAAGTCAACTTGGTTAATGATGAGCTTACCATTTTCAGGGAGAAGGTGTGTGAGCAGGAATTGTTGATCTTAGAGTCCAAGAGTGAGTCGAATTCGATGAAGAGTTGCTTGTACGAGGCTTTACAGCAAATCAATGTATGCAAGCATGAGATACATGGGCTGACTGACAACTTAACTTCCATGTCTATTGCTTTGGAGGAAGCGAAAGAACAGAATGCCTCACTTGATGCCACCATCCGGGAAATGAAGAAAGCATCAGTTCCAAGCATTAACAATCACAAGGGTCAAGCAGATCACCTAGAATATGCCCTTGTTAGTATGGAGAAGTTATCTAAAGCATACAGTGATTTTGAAATTAGATTGGCACAAAGCATGAAGAGAAATGAAAATAG ATTGACTAGTATAATTTGCCAGTTTAACCCATTGGTGCAGCAAGTTGCCGtattaaagaaaaaggaattCTGGTATAAGCAAATACTTGAGATTAAATGTTCTAATCTCCAGAAAGCGGAAGCTGAG GTTGATATACTTGGCGATGAAGTTGATGCTCTTCTTAGTATTCTTGGAAAGATCTACATAGCACTTGATCATTATTCTCCTGTTTTGAAGCATTACCCTGGG GTTACAGAGATTATGAAGTTGGTCCAGAAGGCattgaaaggagaaaaaatatag
- the LOC102720934 gene encoding WPP domain-associated protein-like isoform X2 — protein sequence MEAAESLEYELQKEVSNIMIQNYITSLRQEFETKLWENQNRISAMNKNWKEKISSIAALRDELGAIFSVVSASESGVLSSHGSLERIEELNFLKMKDDNESQITEKTTDSEWLKLRRQHESELHEKTEELFRLKREFAKDRSLLPFRMERELEVIKSKLLQSISKLDEITSREDNPCCDNYDNDGVCRFKDRIGSLLHKNEHLQGLLADKRMVAKHLSLQVLDAESKIAQHSLSELKLVKQVDKLRHELEDLKIERHLQDLLELSILREVFGNYENQIDESNQEETFLRKLLTEKEEQLSIVYDDRQKLKYENNQLVAIAGSTLMQHHEQVNLVNDELTIFREKVCEQELLILESKSESNSMKSCLYEALQQINVCKHEIHGLTDNLTSMSIALEEAKEQNASLDATIREMKKASVPSINNHKGQADHLEYALVSMEKLSKAYSDFEIRLAQSMKRNENRLTSIICQFNPLVQQVAVLKKKEFWYKQILEIKCSNLQKAEAEVDILGDEVDALLSILGKIYIALDHYSPVLKHYPGVTEIMKLVQKALKGEKI from the exons ATGGAGGCGGCGGAATCC TTGGAGTATGAGCTGCAGAAGGAGGTCTCTAACATCATGATCCAGAACTACATTACTAGTTTGCGTCAAGAGTTTGAGACGAAGTTATGGGAGAATCAGAACCGCATTAGTGCCATGAACAAAAACTGGAAGGAGAAGATATCTAGTATTGCTGCACTGCGAGATGAGCTCGGTGCTATTTTCAGTGTTGTATCAGCTTCAGAATCTGGTGTGCTTTCTTCCCATGGTAGCCTCGAAAGAATTGAAGAGTTGAACTTTCTGAAGATGAAGGATGATAATGAGTCGCAAATTACAGAGAAAACTACAGATTCAG AATGGTTGAAATTGCGAAGACAGCATGAGTCTGAATTGCATGAGAAAACAGAAGAGTTGTTTAGGCTTAAAAGGGAATTTGCAAAAGATAGATCCTTGTTGCCttttaggatggagagagaactTGAAGTCATTAAATCGAAGTTGCTTCAAAGTATTTCAAAACTGGATGAAATCACCTCAAGAGAAGATAATCCTTGTTGTGATAATTATGATAATGATGGAGTTTGCAGATTTAAGGACAGAATTGGATCTTTACTTCATAAAAACGAACATCTTCAAGGTTTGCTAGCTGACAAAAGAATGGTGGCTAAACATCTGTCTTTACAAGTGTTAGATGCAGAGAGTAAAATTGCACAGCATTCATTGTCCGAGTTAAAACTTGTGAAACAAGTTGATAAGCTTAGACATGAACTTGAAGATTTGAAGATTGAGAGACACCTTCAAGATTTACTGGAGCTGTCAATACTAAGAGAAGTTTTTGGTAATTATGAGAATCAGATTGATGAAAGCAATCAGGAAGAGACCTTCCTCAGAAAGTTGCTTACAGAAAAAGAAGAGCAGTTGAGTATTGTGTATGACGACAGACAGAAGCTCAAGTATGAAAACAATCAACTTGTAGCAATTGCAGGATCAACATTAATGCAGCACCATGAGCAAGTCAACTTGGTTAATGATGAGCTTACCATTTTCAGGGAGAAGGTGTGTGAGCAGGAATTGTTGATCTTAGAGTCCAAGAGTGAGTCGAATTCGATGAAGAGTTGCTTGTACGAGGCTTTACAGCAAATCAATGTATGCAAGCATGAGATACATGGGCTGACTGACAACTTAACTTCCATGTCTATTGCTTTGGAGGAAGCGAAAGAACAGAATGCCTCACTTGATGCCACCATCCGGGAAATGAAGAAAGCATCAGTTCCAAGCATTAACAATCACAAGGGTCAAGCAGATCACCTAGAATATGCCCTTGTTAGTATGGAGAAGTTATCTAAAGCATACAGTGATTTTGAAATTAGATTGGCACAAAGCATGAAGAGAAATGAAAATAG ATTGACTAGTATAATTTGCCAGTTTAACCCATTGGTGCAGCAAGTTGCCGtattaaagaaaaaggaattCTGGTATAAGCAAATACTTGAGATTAAATGTTCTAATCTCCAGAAAGCGGAAGCTGAG GTTGATATACTTGGCGATGAAGTTGATGCTCTTCTTAGTATTCTTGGAAAGATCTACATAGCACTTGATCATTATTCTCCTGTTTTGAAGCATTACCCTGGG GTTACAGAGATTATGAAGTTGGTCCAGAAGGCattgaaaggagaaaaaatatag
- the LOC107305472 gene encoding uncharacterized protein LOC107305472 isoform X1, with protein MAKNVTRNRKKNHLSEDGDGEDQPQEDAGDRKKEKRKHTPSPPPPSPPSPSLLHRPLLRHLPGFMKQRRVKEKEMKKKKNGGCGNHTRTTMTVSSMSSKIFALWGIVLTSPSERASSDANLTDDLYNQTLHLAFCRGP; from the exons ATGGCCAAGAACGTAACaaggaacagaaaaaaaaatcacctcaGTGAAGACGGCGATGGAGAAGATCAGCCGCAAGAAGACGCCGGGGAtaggaagaaggagaagaggaagcacacgccgtcgccgccgccgccgtcgccgccgtcgccgtcgcttcTACATCGCCCGCTGCTCCGCCACCTGCCTGGGTTCAT GAAGCAGCGGAGGgtgaaggaaaaagaaatgaaaaagaaaaagaatggtGGATGCGGTAATCACACTCGCACCACCATGACCGTGAGCAGCATGAGCAGCAAGATTTTCGCCTTGTGGGGGATCGTG CTGACTAGTCCCTCGGAGAGAGCTTCTTCGGATGCCAACCTGACTGACGATCTCTATAACCAGACTCTCCATTTGGCCTTTTG CCGCGGACCATAG
- the LOC102720660 gene encoding GDP-L-galactose phosphorylase 2-like yields the protein MVSTTEFKGQYSLPSKNSPLNQFEGVKTHLYRLGSEHENGTLRSFAYSDQGSPSLLDTIILSQWEDFAWKGHFGYDVTACNLKVIEGGWSFVVQLNDKWNSCVLKEHDTFLGPAGCLKPNCMNSYDELLLCISQGDKDIPEVVPSTKPPKDGLLLIANAYPVEYGHIFLVPSAINQLSFFWDKRMFSLVARIASEVNSAAFRVFFDNCTSTMPDCTFFQACYFANLLPVESAPSVAIYDSKATTGVCLYEIVDYPMKSLVFTGNDVDTLANFVSEVSLTLHDNNTAFSLLISNNGTKVFLFPQVKNLATGCYLSAWECGGYFIYRTKYDFDRASETEISSRMASATLQDGAFEDLKNLCSAVADDLIM from the exons ATGGTATCAACCACGGAGTTCAAAGGTCAATATTCATTGCCGAGCAAGAACTCTCCTCTTAATCAATTTGAAG GTGTGAAGACACATCTTTACCGCCTCGGCTCAGAACATGAAAATGGCACCCTCAGAAGCTTTGCATATAGTGATCAAGGCAGTCCAAGTTTGCTTGATACAATCATTCTTTCTCAG TGGGAGGATTTTGCTTGGAAGGGCCATTTTGGATATGACGTCACTGCTTGCAATCTTAAG GTCATTGAAGGTGGATGGAGTTTTGTTGTTCAGCTGAATGATAAGTGGAATTCATGTGTCCTCAAGGAGCATGACACGTTCCTTGGACCTGCTGGATGCCTGAAGCCAAACTGTATGAATAGTTATGATGAATTGCTTCTGTGCATTTCTCAAGGTGACAAGGATATACCTGAGGTTGTTCCTTCAACAAAACCACCAAAGGATGGGCTACTGCTGATTGCAAAT GCATATCCTGTTGAATATGGTCATATCTTCTTGGTCCCAAGTGCAATCAATCAGCTGTCGTTCTTTTGGGACAAAAGGATGTTTAGTCTGGTTGCAAGGATTGCCTCCGAAGTAAATAGTGCAGCATTCCGGGTTTTCTTTGACAATTGCACATCCACTATGCCAGATTGCACATTTTTTCAG GCTTGTTACTTTGCAAACCTTTTGCCAGTGGAGTCTGCACCATCCGTTGCAATATATGATAGCAAAGCCACAACAGGAGTTTGTCTCTATGAAATAGTTGATTATCCTATGAAGTCGCTTGTGTTCACTGGCAATGACGTAGACACGCTTGCCAATTTTGTCAGTGAAGTATCTTTAACTTTGCATGACAACAATACTGCGTTCAGCCTGCTGATCTCCAACAATGGCACAAAGGTTTTCTTGTTTCCACAG GTGAAGAATCTGGCTACTGGCTGTTACCTTTCTGCTTGGGAGTGTGGTGGCTACTTCATTTATCGTACCAAGTATGATTTCGACAGAGCTTCAGAGACTGAAATTTCAAGTAGAATGGCATCAGCCACTCTCCAAGATGGCGCCTTTGAGGACTTGAAGAATCTTTGTAGCGCTGTTGCTGATGATCTTATCATGTAA
- the LOC102712957 gene encoding DEAD-box ATP-dependent RNA helicase 9 codes for MYSVLRRAAPLRRRAASAVVAALLRQEAAGAVRPPLPAAGVGAGAMWFHSSPAWLGFRDTGAAAAAARPQFAAEEGLFYDEEKSGARGGGGGGAAASGEEGLEVAKLGISPKIVNKLAARGITKLFPIQRAVLEPAMQGKDMVGRAKTGTGKTLAFGIPILDAIIRHNEKHQPGRFPLAIVLAPTRELAKQVEREFSESSNVETICVYGGSPINQQIRQLNYGVDVVVGTPGRVIDLLKRGALNLAEVQFVVLDEADQMLSVGFDEDVETILERVPSQRQTLMFSATMPSWIRKLTQKYLKNPVTIDLVGEDDQKLAEGISLYSISSESHAKPAVLGELIKEHAKGGKCIVFTQTKRDADRLSYTMGRSFQCQALHGDITQAQRERTLKGFREGQFNILVATDVAARGLDIPNVDLVVHFELPNSSEIFVHRSGRTGRAGKKGTAIVMYNYQQSRAIRMVENDVGCKFTELPKINVEGSDLMMNGGFDSFGGGGFGREGSGRSRSFGGRGGGGFGNSPSRGGGYGDSGFGRSGGGFGRSGGGGFGRSSGGGFGDSGFGRSGGGGFGDSGFGRSGGGGGFGDSGFGRSGGGFGDSGSGRSGFGRSGGDSGSGRFGGGFGSFGGNNSGQSGGFGSS; via the exons ATGTACTCTGTCCTtcgccgcgcggcgccgctgAGGCggcgggccgcctcggccgtggTGGCCGCGCTTCTCCggcaggaggcggcgggggctgtacggccgccgctcccggcggcgggggtgggtGCGGGGGCGATGTGGTTCcactcgtcgccggcgtggctGGGGTTCCGGGATACGGGGgcagcggctgcggcggcgaggccgcagttcgcggcggaggaggggttGTTCTATGATGAGGAGAAGAGTGGGGCGaggggtggaggtggaggtggtgctgctgcttccggGGAGGAGGGGCTCGAGGTGGCCAAGCTCGGGATCTCGCCCAAGATCGTCAACAAGCTCGCCGCTCGTGGCATAACCAAGCTGTTCCCCATCCAG AGAGCTGTCCTTGAACCAGCAATGCAAGGAAAGGACATGGTTGGTCGTGCCAAAACAGGCACAGGGAAAACTTTGGCTTTTGGAATTCCCATACTGGACGCAATTATTCGCCACAATGAAAAGCACCA ACCTGGGAGATTTCCCTTGGCCATTGTTTTGGCCCCAACAAGAGAACTTGCGAAACAAGTTGAGAGGGAATTTTCTGAGTCTTCCAATGTGGAAACGATCTGCGTATATGGTGGAAGCCCAATTAATCAACAGATAAGGCAGCTCAATTATGGAGTTGATGTTGTTGTTGGGACGCCAGGACGAGTAATTGATCTGCTCAAACGAGGCGCTCTGAATTTGGCTGAGGTCCAATTCGTTGTTCTTGATGAAGCAGACCAGATGTTGTCGGTGGGTTTTGATGAAGATGTTGAGACAATTTTGGAGAGGGTACCTTCACAACGTCAAACTTTGATGTTCTCTGCAACTATGCCAAGCTGGATTCGTAAACTCACACAGAAATACCTCAAGAATCCTGTTACAATTGACCTT GTTGGTGAAGATGACCAGAAGCTAGCAGAAGGAATCAGCCTTTATTCTATCTCTTCAGAGAGTCATGCCAAACCTGCTGTCCTTGGAGAATTGATTAAG GAGCATGCCAAAGGTGGTAAGTGCATTGTATTTACACAAACAAAAAGGGATGCTGATCGACTGTCATATACCATGGGACGGAGTTTCCAGTGCCAGGCCCTTCATGGGGACATTACACAAGCCCAAAGAGAAAGAACACTCAAAGGATTTCGTGAAGGacaatttaatattttggttGCCACTGATGTCGCTGCTCGTGGCTTGGATATCCCAAATGTAGATTTG GTGGTACATTTTGAATTGCCAAACTCCTCAGAAATATTTGTTCACAGGTCTGGCCGAACTGGCCGTGCTGGAAAGAAGGGTACAGCAATTGTTATGTACAACTATCAACAAAGTAGAGCTATCAGGATGGTTGAGAATGATGTTGGCTGCAAATTTACGGAG CTTCCAAAGATTAATGTTGAAGGTTCTGACTTGATGATGAACGGTGGCTTTGATTCCTTCGGTGGTGGTGGATTTGGTCGTGAAGGGAGTGGGCGTTCACGAAGTTTTGGTgggcgtggtggtggtggttttgGCAACTCTCCAAGCCGAGGCGGTGGATATGGTGATTCAGGCTTTGGTCGTTCAGGTGGAGGATTCGGCCGTTCAGGTGGTGGAGGATTCGGCCGttctagtggtggtggcttCGGTGATTCTGGGTTTGGCCGTTCAGGTGGTGGGGGTTTCGGAGATTCAGGATTTGGTCGCTcaggtggtggcggtggtttTGGTGATTCAGGATTTGGACGCTCAGGCGGTGGGTTTGGGGATTCTGGCTCAGGCCGTTCTGGTTTTGGCCGGTCAGGTGGGGATTCTGGCTCAGGTCGGTTTGGTGGGGGTTTCGGTAGCTTCGGAGGCAACAATTCTGGACAATCTGGTGGGTTTGGCTCCTCCTAG
- the LOC107305472 gene encoding uncharacterized protein LOC107305472 isoform X2 has translation MAKNVTRNRKKNHLSEDGDGEDQPQEDAGDRKKEKRKHTPSPPPPSPPSPSLLHRPLLRHLPGFMKQRRVKEKEMKKKKNGGCGNHTRTTMTVSSMSSKIFALWGIVLTSPSERASSDANLTDDLYNQTLHLAF, from the exons ATGGCCAAGAACGTAACaaggaacagaaaaaaaaatcacctcaGTGAAGACGGCGATGGAGAAGATCAGCCGCAAGAAGACGCCGGGGAtaggaagaaggagaagaggaagcacacgccgtcgccgccgccgccgtcgccgccgtcgccgtcgcttcTACATCGCCCGCTGCTCCGCCACCTGCCTGGGTTCAT GAAGCAGCGGAGGgtgaaggaaaaagaaatgaaaaagaaaaagaatggtGGATGCGGTAATCACACTCGCACCACCATGACCGTGAGCAGCATGAGCAGCAAGATTTTCGCCTTGTGGGGGATCGTG CTGACTAGTCCCTCGGAGAGAGCTTCTTCGGATGCCAACCTGACTGACGATCTCTATAACCAGACTCTCCATTTGGCCTTTTG A
- the LOC102720384 gene encoding beta-1,4-mannosyl-glycoprotein 4-beta-N-acetylglucosaminyltransferase, which produces MARSSPYPPLSRRKIASLKLLIPCVLVLSVAVIVVTQYFQNISYLLRPLWDTPPKPFIRIPHYYAPNISMPQLCQLHGWGILPTPRRVFDAVLFSNELDILEIRYGELLPHVDRFVILEANATFTGIPKSLSFLENINRFAFAGSKIVYDMLPVIELDPGSRRLPFHVEAGHRRALNMLLRRSGIAVGDVLIMADADEIPSPETVQLLKWCDGIPQVMHLELKNYMYSFEFPVDYNSWRATAHVFTEHTLYRHSRQSNLMLADAGWHCSFCFKDIREFAFKMKAYSHADRVKQDSFLNPDRIQRVICNGEDLFDMLPEEYTFRDLFKKMGPIPKSASAVHLPSYLIKNADKFRFLLPGGCLRSG; this is translated from the coding sequence ATGGCTAGAAGCTCTCCTTATCCACCTCTAAGTAGACGGAAAATTGCGTCTCTCAAGTTGTTGATACCATGTGTTCTAGTTCTTTCAGTGGCTGTTATTGTTGTCACCCAGTATTTCCAAAATATCTCCTACCTTCTGCGGCCACTGTGGGACACACCACCAAAGCCATTCATCCGCATCCCGCACTATTATGCCCCCAACATCTCCATGCCCCAGCTCTGTCAGCTCCATGGTTGGGGTATCCTCCCCACCCCTCGCCGTGTCTTTGATGCTGTCCTCTTCAGTAATGAACTTGATATCCTAGAGATTCGCTACGGTGAGCTCCTTCCACATGTTGATAGGTTTGTCATCCTTGAGGCCAATGCCACCTTCACTGGCATCCCAAAGTCGCTTTCTTTCTTGGAAAATATCAATCGCTTTGCATTTGCTGGCTCCAAGATTGTGTATGATATGCTTCCGGTGATAGAACTGGATCCTGGTTCTCGTCGTCTGCCCTTCCATGTCGAGGCTGGTCACCGTCGTGCACTTAATATGCTTCTGCGAAGATCAGGCATTGCTGTGGGGGATGTCTTGATCATGGCTGATGCTGATGAGATCCCTAGCCCTGAGACGGTGCAACTGCTCAAGTGGTGTGATGGAATACCACAAGTCATGCATCTTGAGCTGAAGAATTATATGTACTCCTTTGAATTTCCTGTCGACTACAACAGCTGGAGGGCGACAGCACATGTGTTCACTGAGCATACATTGTATCGCCACTCCCGTCAGAGCAACCTTATGCTGGCTGATGCAGGCTGGCATTGCAGCTTCTGCTTCAAGGACATCAGGGAGTTCGCTTTCAAGATGAAGGCATATAGTCACGCAGACCGGGTGAAACAGGACAGCTTCCTAAATCCAGACAGAATCCAGAGGGTCATATGCAATGGGGAGGACCTGTTTGACATGCTACCTGAAGAGTACACATTTAGGGATCTCTTCAAGAAGATGGGGCCCATACCAAAGTCAGCATCTGCTGTTCATCTGCCTTCCTACTTGATTAAGAATGCAGACAAGTTCAGATTCTTGCTTCCTGGTGGATGCTTGAGATCAGGCTAG
- the LOC102713234 gene encoding patatin-like protein 3 — MAMASPPPVEVDLGKLSYEIFSLLESNFLFGAAAGGGGGGGGGVCSLPGTPGRAVLGAGGGGGRVRVLTIDGCGRGPGDALLAAAALVRLETALREKAGDGDVRVADFFDAAAGAGAGGVLAAMLFLKGPDGRPRYTAADALAFVAASLGKGGWCGGRRRWMALFRRPERSSLRRVFGDATLRDTVAPLLVPCYDLATAAPFLFSRADAVESDSFDFRLRDVCAATCAGGATATAVRSVDGRTAIAAASGGVAAMGNPTAAAITHVLHNKQEFPLAAGVDDLLVFSIGSGSSSGAPPSVAPSSGWRTPLPSRSPSPAEMVRLTAEGVADMVDQAVAMAFGHTCGRNYVRIQAASPACSTKALSSLDVKKAAAIADGMLTQRNVEAELFRGRRLSEKSNREKLDAFAAELVKEQDRRRASPGLPNVVIKQASSATPTRLSSATTASSVTGTTATARTAVSSMPSPAASLDSDRH, encoded by the exons ATGGCgatggcgtcgccgccgccggtcgaaGTCGACCTGGGAAAGCTCAGCTACGAGATATTCTCCCTCCTCGAGAGCAACTTCCTctttggcgccgccgccggcggaggaggaggcggaggcggaggtgttTGTTCGCTGCCGGGGACGCCGGGGAGGGCGGTTCTTGGTGCGGGAGGTGGCGGAGGGAGGGTGAGGGTGCTGACGATCGATGGGTGCGGGCGTGGACCTGGTGACGCTCtgctggccgcggcggcgctggtgaGGCTGGAGACGGCGCTGCGGGAGAAGGCCGGGGATGGAGACGTGAGGGTGGCGGACTTCTttgacgcggcggcgggcgccgggGCCGGGGGCGTGCTGGCGGCGATGCTGTTCTTGAAGGGCCCCGATGGGCGGCCGAGGTacacggcggcggacgcgcTGGCGTTCGTGGCAGCGAGCCTCGGGAAGGGCGGGTGGtgcggcgggaggcggaggtggatgGCCCTGTTCCGGCGCCCCGAGAGGTCGTCGCTCCGGCGGGTTTTCGGGGACGCGACGCTGCGGGATACCGTTGCGCCGCTGCTGGTGCCCTGCTAcgacctcgccaccgcggCGCCGTTCCTCTTCTcccgcgccgacgccgtcgagaGCGACAGCTTCGACTTCCGCCTGCGCGACGTCTGCGCCGCCACCTGCGCCGGCGGGGCCACCGCCACGGCCGTCCGCTCCGTCGACGGACGCacggccatcgccgccgcctcggggGGCGTGGCGGCCATGGGAaaccccaccgccgccgccatcacccACGTCCTCCACAACAAGCAGGAGttccccctcgccgccggcgtcgacgaccTCCTCGTCTTCTCCATCGGTTccggctcctcctccggcgctcCACCCTCCGTCGCCCCGTCCTCCGGCTGGCGAACGCCTCTCccctcgcgctcgccgtcTCCCGCCGAGATGGTCCGCCTCACTGCCGAGGGCGTCGCCGACATG GTAGACCAAGCGGTGGCCATGGCTTTCGGACACACGTGTGGGCGCAACTACGTCCGCATCCAG GCTGCGTCGCCGGCGTGCTCGACGAAGGCGCTGAGCTCGCTGGACgtgaagaaggcggcggcgatcgccgACGGGATGCTGACGCAGCGCAACGTGGAGGCGGAGCTGTTCCGGGGGCGGCGGCTGTCGGAGAAGTCCAACCGGGAGAAGCTGGACGCGTTCGCGGCGGAGCTGGTGAAGGAGCAAGACCGGCGGCGGGCTTCGCCGGGGCTCCCCAACGTGGTCATCAAGCAGGCCAGCTCCGCCACGCCGACGCGCCTCTcgtcggcgaccaccgcctcctccgtcaccggcaccaccgccaccgccaggaCCGCCGTCTCCAGcatgccgtcgccggcggcgtcgctggACTCCGACCGCCACTAG